The following nucleotide sequence is from Clostridiisalibacter paucivorans DSM 22131.
AAAAAATCATGTTTTAATATTTAGTGAAGGGAATAATAAAATGTGGGTTGTTCTTTACATATACAATACCATAAAATGTAATTTATGTAAATAAAATAATTAAATAATATTTAGACTAGATAATTTTTAGTATTAAACATTATTGATATAATGCCATAGGAAATATATCAATAATATAATTATGTTTTTGTAACAAAATTTAAATTATTCGCAATATTGCTTAAATTAGTTAGTCTGGGTAATTTATTTGGACAAATTTATTTATCAACCATATGCTAGATATAGCTTCTGCTATATCATGTGTTACCATTATTGCTGTCTTTTTTTCTTTCTTCAATATACTTCCAATCTCATCAGAGATGGCCAGCCTAGTTTGATAGTCCAGAGCAGAGAAGGGTTCATCAAGTAATAACAGTTCAGGATTTGTAGCTAAAGTGCGAATAAGTGATACCCTTTGTCTCATTCCACCTGAAAGTTGGTGAGGGTAATAATATTTAAAATCACCCAATCCATAGGTGTTTAATAACTTTTCTACAAAGGCTTTAGATTTGTCATTTAATTTTTTTTGTATTTCTAGTCCTATCAATGTATTTTCTAAAATAGTTCTCCATTCAAAAAGATAATCTTTTTGAAACATATATCCTATATTCTTATTAATACCATTGGTTTGTTTTCCATTTAATAAAACCTTTCCATTGGATGGAGTTAAAAGACCTGCTATGGCTGATAAAAGAGTGGATTTACCACAGCCACTAGGTCCTACTAACACAACAATTTCACCATGATGAATATCTAAAGAGATATTGTCTATAGCCTTGGTTTCACCTTTTAAAGTGTGATAGATAACAGATAAATTATTTATTTCAACTATTTTTTTATAATTCATTTATTGGCCTCCTTTTGGAGTTTATAAGAGATTAAGTTTATTTATTGGATATTTTATAGTATTCCTCGTTGAGTAATTATGTGAAATATAAAAGAATTTTAAATTAATACTATAAAAGATATTGACAATATAGCAATTTAATCATATTATAATATTAGAAATTACTAATATAATAATATGTGAGGAGTGAAAATATGTTTCTAGATGATATAGAAGTAAAAATATTTAAGGCTTTGGGCCACCCTGTGAGGTTGAAGATAGTAAAAAAACTTATGAAAGGTACACTATGTGTATGTGAATTAAATGAAGATGTTGACTTTTCTCAATCTAATTTATCACAACATTTGAGAGTTTTGAGAGATGCAGATATATTAAGTTATGAGAGAGATGGTGCTCGTATAAATTATAGTATCAAAAATAAAGAGATAACAGATATTATTAATATAATAGAAAAGATGATTATAAAGGATTTTAAAAAAATAGTAAATGGACAGGGTGATTAATACAATGCTTGGATGGATCAATGAAATTTTTAAATTCTCATGGTTATATAATATAGTATCACTATTGGTTGAAAATGTATTTAATATTTCAATGGACTCTAGATTGGGCTCAAGTATACATTTCTTTATATATGATACAATAAAAATAATTATTTTATTAGGGATTATGATTTTTATTATTTCTTATATTAGGAGTTATTTTCCTCCAGAGAGAACAAAGAAGATATTAAGTAAATTCAATGGTATTAAGGGTAATATCATTGCATCTATATTAGGGATTGTAACCCCTTTCTGTTCATGTTCCTCAGTTCCAATTTTTATAGGATTTATTGAAGGAGGAGTACCATTAGGACTGACATTTTCTTTTTTAATAACATCTCCAATTGTAAATGAAGCTGCCTTTGCCATATTACTGGCCTCCTTTGGGTGGCAGTTGGCTATATTATATGTAATTACAGGTGTAATAGTAGGTGTAGCAGGAGGAGTTATAATAGGAAGATTAAATTTAGAAAGTGAAGTTGAGGGATATGTATATGAAATTGATATGGGTGAAACAGAAATAGAAAGATTGACAAAAAGACAGAGAATAGATTTTGCTATAGAGAATATTAAAGAAATTATAGGAAGAGTATGGCTATACTTAATAATAGGTATAGGCATAGGTGCATGGATACATGGGTGGGCACCAGAATCATTGTTGGCAAGATATGCAGGGCCTAATAATCCCTTGGCAGTATTTGCAGCTGTGATTATAGGTATACCTCTGTATTCCAATGCATTAGGAACTATACCTATAGCTGAGGCACTTATAGGAAAGGGAGTGGGTATAGGAACTGCTATGTCATTTATGATGGCCACAACTGCATTGTCTTTACCAGAGATGATACTTCTTAGAAAAGTCATAAAGCCTAAGCTTATATCTTATTTTGTTATAATAACAGGTATATCAATAATAGTGGTAGGATATTTATTTAATTTCATTTATCATATTTTAGTATAAATTTAAGGAGGTAATTTTATGGAAATAAAAATTTTAGGTGGAGGATGTACAAATTGTAAAAAGTTAGAACAGAATACCGAGGAGGCATTAAGAGATTTAAATATAAAGGCATCTATAAATAAAGTGGAAGATTTTAAAGAGATAATGAAATATGGAGTGATGAAAACTCCGGCATTGGTAGTGAATGAGCAAGTTTTAGTTAAGGGAAGAGTGCCAAAAGTAAGTGAAATTAAAAAATTATTGAAATAAAGAAAAATAACAACTTCAGTTGTTATTTTTTTTAAAAAGCAGGATTTACTGTATTATATATGGAACTACTAAAATGATGTAAGAAAATTGAGTTAATTTATGGAGGGATTATTATGATATCAAGAGATAAAGCATTTGAGGAACTAAAACAATATGTACAGTCTGATAGTTTGATGAAGCATTCTTTAGCAGTGGAGGCAGCAATGATAGGTTACGCTGAGAAATTTGATGAAAATGTTGAAAAATGGGCTGCATGTGGAT
It contains:
- a CDS encoding ABC transporter ATP-binding protein, whose product is MNYKKIVEINNLSVIYHTLKGETKAIDNISLDIHHGEIVVLVGPSGCGKSTLLSAIAGLLTPSNGKVLLNGKQTNGINKNIGYMFQKDYLFEWRTILENTLIGLEIQKKLNDKSKAFVEKLLNTYGLGDFKYYYPHQLSGGMRQRVSLIRTLATNPELLLLDEPFSALDYQTRLAISDEIGSILKKEKKTAIMVTHDIAEAISSIWLINKFVQINYPD
- a CDS encoding ArsR/SmtB family transcription factor; the protein is MFLDDIEVKIFKALGHPVRLKIVKKLMKGTLCVCELNEDVDFSQSNLSQHLRVLRDADILSYERDGARINYSIKNKEITDIINIIEKMIIKDFKKIVNGQGD
- a CDS encoding permease; this translates as MIFIISYIRSYFPPERTKKILSKFNGIKGNIIASILGIVTPFCSCSSVPIFIGFIEGGVPLGLTFSFLITSPIVNEAAFAILLASFGWQLAILYVITGVIVGVAGGVIIGRLNLESEVEGYVYEIDMGETEIERLTKRQRIDFAIENIKEIIGRVWLYLIIGIGIGAWIHGWAPESLLARYAGPNNPLAVFAAVIIGIPLYSNALGTIPIAEALIGKGVGIGTAMSFMMATTALSLPEMILLRKVIKPKLISYFVIITGISIIVVGYLFNFIYHILV
- a CDS encoding thioredoxin family protein — protein: MEIKILGGGCTNCKKLEQNTEEALRDLNIKASINKVEDFKEIMKYGVMKTPALVVNEQVLVKGRVPKVSEIKKLLK